A genomic stretch from Pomacea canaliculata isolate SZHN2017 linkage group LG2, ASM307304v1, whole genome shotgun sequence includes:
- the LOC112557853 gene encoding nucleolar protein 7-like isoform X1, whose translation MPRQARYYNRDSEDDDEFELQAFREDAVRAGDDGASDTNSESGLGDSPEDGIEDHDSDDSDSSEAPEDVCFAASREKEQKRMEDILNQIKKDRADKKDRLRKKDDLFKQQKQQKLAALSKRKLPEDFLEAVADTAEEKKQKKNQNEAAVKGSEETDPASLGVLSAENELAEDISDNETDDKVQDFLPLAAASDDREQLIKVVALSSKSRSATISQKAASFKQSMLYGGRIKRIDSTERNQSQKKSKTKEMSLYSPNMLFHVLWSNTFQI comes from the exons ATGCCACGACAAGCGAGATATTACAACAGGGATTCAGAAGACGATGACGAATTTGAGCTGCAAGCTTTCAGAGAAGATGCCGTAAGGGCAGGGGATGATGGTGCATCAG ACACCAACTCAGAATCTGGCCTTGGGGACTCTCCAGAAGATGGCATCGAAGACCACGACTCAGATGATAGTGATTCAAGTGAGGCGCCAGAAGACGTTTGTTTTGCAGCTTCCCgcgaaaaagaacaaaagagaatgGAGGATATTCTCAACCAGATAAAGAAAGATCGAGCAGACAAGAAAGACAGACTGCGTAAAAAGGATGAtcttttcaaacaacaaaaa caacagaaactgGCTGCATTATCAAAGCGAAAACTTCCTGAAGATTTTCTAGAAGCTGTAGCAGATACggctgaagaaaagaaacaaaagaaaaaccagaatGAAGCAG CTGTAAAAGGAAGTGAAGAGACAGACCCTGCTTCTCTGGGGGTGTTATCAGCAGAAAATGAATTAGCTGAAGATATCTCTGACAATGAAACAGATGATAAAGTCCAAGACTTCCTTCCCCTTGCAGCGGCCTCAGATGATAG AGAACAGCTAATTAAAGTGGTAGCATTAAGCTCCAAAAGCAGAAGTGCCACCATCTCTCAAAAAGCTGCCAGCTTCAAACAGAGTATGCTGTATGGTGGTCGCATCAAAAGAATAGACT CAACAGAAAGGAATCAAAgccaaaagaaaagcaagacgAAAGAAATGAGTCTTTATTCACCGAACATGCTATTTCACGTTTTATGGAGCAATACTTTCCAGATATGA
- the LOC112557853 gene encoding nucleolar protein 7-like isoform X2 — MPRQARYYNRDSEDDDEFELQAFREDAVRAGDDGASDTNSESGLGDSPEDGIEDHDSDDSDSSEAPEDVCFAASREKEQKRMEDILNQIKKDRADKKDRLRKKDDLFKQQKQQKLAALSKRKLPEDFLEAVADTAEEKKQKKNQNEAAVKGSEETDPASLGVLSAENELAEDISDNETDDKVQDFLPLAAASDDREQLIKVVALSSKSRSATISQKAASFKQSMLYGGRIKRIDSQQQKGIKAKRKARRKK; from the exons ATGCCACGACAAGCGAGATATTACAACAGGGATTCAGAAGACGATGACGAATTTGAGCTGCAAGCTTTCAGAGAAGATGCCGTAAGGGCAGGGGATGATGGTGCATCAG ACACCAACTCAGAATCTGGCCTTGGGGACTCTCCAGAAGATGGCATCGAAGACCACGACTCAGATGATAGTGATTCAAGTGAGGCGCCAGAAGACGTTTGTTTTGCAGCTTCCCgcgaaaaagaacaaaagagaatgGAGGATATTCTCAACCAGATAAAGAAAGATCGAGCAGACAAGAAAGACAGACTGCGTAAAAAGGATGAtcttttcaaacaacaaaaa caacagaaactgGCTGCATTATCAAAGCGAAAACTTCCTGAAGATTTTCTAGAAGCTGTAGCAGATACggctgaagaaaagaaacaaaagaaaaaccagaatGAAGCAG CTGTAAAAGGAAGTGAAGAGACAGACCCTGCTTCTCTGGGGGTGTTATCAGCAGAAAATGAATTAGCTGAAGATATCTCTGACAATGAAACAGATGATAAAGTCCAAGACTTCCTTCCCCTTGCAGCGGCCTCAGATGATAG AGAACAGCTAATTAAAGTGGTAGCATTAAGCTCCAAAAGCAGAAGTGCCACCATCTCTCAAAAAGCTGCCAGCTTCAAACAGAGTATGCTGTATGGTGGTCGCATCAAAAGAATAGACT CACAGCAACAGAAAGGAATCAAAgccaaaagaaaagcaagacgAAAGAAATGA
- the LOC112555854 gene encoding C-type mannose receptor 2-like, with the protein MASAYILLLSAVLIAVNGDCPASTPQAPVRTFGNSCFQFHMRESREFSVAEADCVREGGTELIIRDEATQTFIYNTIRTELGYHGIVWIGLTDAEREGDYRWVDGSKAEYTNWASGQPGILGGLEDCVAMDMREGGKWHDYRCETLLFLSGSHPYICEFDKTQNFRKDRQKTSNMDAIRLAIFCSVVVYSYAQIYECPAGSTEHQPVRTLGSFCYQFHLLESREFSAAETACRVDGGNIVNIKTQEIQDFIYNALRHEFNLHGAVWIGLNDMSKEGHYVWVDGSVASYTNWAPGHPLILISSFEDCVIMDMDSGKWKNSNCGNFLFFSGSYPFVCEYHLVAK; encoded by the exons ATGGCGTCTGCCTACATACTGTTGCTTTCCGCTGTTTTAATCG CCGTCAATGGCGACTGTCCAGCCAGCACCCCGCAGGCGCCAGTCAGAACCTTCGGCAACAGCTGTTTCCAGTTCCACATGCGGGAGTCACGTGAGTTCAGCGTGGCCGAGGCCGACTGCGTACGTGAGGGAGGAACCGAACTTATCATTAG GGACGAAGCCACCCAGACTTTCATCTACAACACAATAAGAACAGAACTCGGGTACCACGGCATTGTCTGGATCGGTCTCACTGACGCGGAGCGGGAGGGCGACTACCGATGGGTTGATG GATCCAAGGCAGAATACACAAACTGGGCCTCAGGCCAGCCAGGAATTCTGGGAGGTCTTGAAGACTGCGTTGCCATGGACATGAGGGAGGGCGGCAAATGGCATGATTACCGATGTGAAACTTTGCTCTTTTTGAGCGGAAGTCATCCGTATATCTGTGAATTTG ATAAGACCCAGAACTTTCGGAAAGACCGACAGAAGACAAGCAACATGGACGCTATTCGTCTGGCCATTTTCTGCTCAGTGGTTGTCT ATTCTTACGCCCAGATTTACGAATGTCCTGCGGGGAGTACGGAGCACCAACCAGTCCGTACACTCGGCTCCTTTTGTTATCAGTTCCATTTACTGGAGTCGAGAGAGTTTAGTGCTGCTGAGACAGCTTGTCGTGTAGATGGCGGAAACATCGTTAACATTAA AACCCAGGAAATCCAGGACTTTATCTACAACGCCCTTCGACACGAGTTCAATCTCCATGGCGCCGTGTGGATCGGGCTGAATGACATGAGTAAAGAGGGTCACTACGTCTGGGTAGATG gaTCTGTAGCATCGTACACCAACTGGGCCCCTGGGCACCCATTGATACTTATCAGCAGCTTTGAGGACTGCGTTATCATGGATATGGACAGCGGGAAATGGAAAAACAGCAACTGCGGAAATTTTCTGTTCTTCTCGGGATCGTATCCGTTCGTCTGTGAATACC ACCTCGTTGCGAAATAA
- the LOC112557848 gene encoding LOW QUALITY PROTEIN: uncharacterized protein LOC112557848 (The sequence of the model RefSeq protein was modified relative to this genomic sequence to represent the inferred CDS: deleted 2 bases in 1 codon), with translation MSSVVISIKERRSFTDPDYINMKRTSACHVWLMMSLLLCGAAVEEKAKIKQTQLPSLPIKAAEAFRPEGAEDSNHNHEPDDSEPHTATDDKRFDRISSATSFSKFGKRDDDADDAVDEKRFDRISTMGAMSRFGKRPADFNEDEADSESKRFDRISSANGGFAKFGKRWEGTEDSGDEEKRFDRISSSSGFSKFGKRQDPLDGSDQDFDKRFDRISSASGFSKFGKRPDASEDLGQEDKRFDRISSATSYAKFGKRDDIDEANGDEAAFDVDDKRLDRISSASGFAKFGKRQQHLDDSDYLDARDRRFDRISSASGFSKFGKRFDRISSASGFKFGKRDDDVPEIDDKRFDRISSASGFSKFGKRDDDQELIDKRFDRISSASGFSKFGKRFDRISSASGFSKFGKRFDRISSASGFSKFGKRDDDAPELDDKRFDRISSASGFSRFGKRNDNEFADKRFDRISSASGFSKFGKRFDRISSASGFSKFGKRDDDVPELDDKRFDRISSASGLSKFGKRENLPEWADKRFDRISSASGFSKFGKRQNEKRFDRISSASGFGKFGKRMDELSPDFEENSPEYFGIAKRAFDRIGASSAFAKFGKRVDSSQLKDGVDEKRAFDRIASASNFAGFGKRGDVYADGPLDDELAKRSFDRISSASSFSRIGNGPHSFLKTKKDFDRIGLSRFASFGKRSTDSTEFNNKLDFVAASPFSRFGEHSSFSAEEGDGESLQDKSNLDRISSMVSSLRKSDEQDGQAEQSSDGIEGQSTVSHNLSADVSKMADTKQPEKYGTGEEGIRTLTKRESSDALGTTLHRVKRGFDSIGTSSFSRGFGKYRRLNSPGIYRDSGGLGKRIEEKYPLDTIAPSSFFSGFGKREPHSQSLFENDEDFLSSPDVTDDEDYDEDDDDEEMFEETKRKFDRIGTSSNFGKFGKRSALDEDDLEDDQLQGPVITHRPFARIGYLTGFGSFGKRSTIEPYLDLQQIDLDPDSPDGDYSTGQGKSVYPGPKWIRYLDRICGPLNIPVRRDSYRLGRSDLQVPHRMFKRLDRIGHGWFSRFRKRFGYETELAPPNVRGSLHYVSICTLAMLLKEYYSALAEQESENIMGARPRRSEDKRFDRISYGHFAKWGRK, from the exons ATCCGGACTACATCAACATGAAGAGGACAAGCGCGTGTCACGTGTGGCTCATGATGTCACTGCTTCTGTGTGGCGCTGCTGTGGAAGAAAAG GCAAAGATCAAACAAACGCAGCTGCCCAGTTTACCAATCAAAGCCGCAGAGGCATTTCGACCTGAGGGAGCAGAGGACTCGAATCACAACCATGAACCAGATGACTCCGAACCACACACAGCAACAGACGACAAAAGGTTCGACCGCATTTCAAGTGCCACATCCTTCAGTAAATTCGGAAAGCGAGACGACGATGCAGACGATGCGGTAGACGAGAAACGATTCGACAGGATTTCCACCATGGGTGCCATGTCGAGGTTCGGCAAGCGTCCTGCGGATTTCAACGAAGATGAGGCTGACTCCGAAAGCAAACGGTTCGATCGAATCTCCAGCGCCAACGGCGGTTTTGCTAAATTCGGCAAAAGATGGGAAGGTACCGAGGACAGCGGCGACGAGGAGAAGAGGTTCGACAGAATTTCCAGCTCCAGCGGTTTCTCCAAGTTTGGCAAGCGCCAGGATCCTCTCGATGGTAGTGACCAGGACTTTGACAAACGCTTTGACAGAATTTCCAGTGCCAGCGGATTCTCAAAGTTCGGTAAGCGGCCAGACGCCAGCGAAGACCTTGGACAAGAAGATAAGCGTTTCGACCGCATCTCCAGTGCTACCAGCTACGCCAAATTCGGGAAAAGAGATGACATTGATGAGGCAAACGGCGACGAAGCCGCTTTTGATGTCGACGACAAAAGATTAGACCGGATTTCCAGTGCCAGCGGATTTGCTAAATTCGGCAAGCGCCAACAACATCTCGATGACTCCGATTATCTAGACGCCAGGGATAGAAGATTTGACCGAATATCCAGTGCCAGTGGATTTTCAAAATTCGGCAAAAGATTTGACCGAATATCTAGTGCCAGTGGA TTCAAATTCGGCAAAAGAGACGACGATGTTCCCGAGATTGATGACAAAAGATTTGACCGAATATCCAGTGCCAGTGGATTTTCAAAATTCGGCAAAAGAGACGATGACCAGGAGCTTATCGACAAGAGGTTTGACCGAATATCCAGCGCTAGTGGATTTTCCAAATTTGGCAAAAGGTTTGATCGAATATCCAGTGCCAGTGGATTTTCCAAATTTGGAAAAAGGTTTGACCGAATATCTAGTGCCAGTGGATTTTCCAAATTTGGCAAACGAGACGACGATGCTCCCGAGCTCGATGACAAAAGGTTTGACCGAATATCCAGTGCCAGTGGATTTTCAAGATTCGGCAAAAGAAATGATAATGAGTTTGCTGACAAAAGATTTGACCGAATTTCCAGCGCTAGCGGATTTTCCAAATTTGGTAAAAGATTTGATAGAATATCCAGTGCCAGTGGATTTTCCAAATTTGGCAAAAGAGACGACGATGTTCCCGAGCTTGACGACAAAAGGTTTGATCGAATTTCCAGTGCCAGCGGGTTATCGAAATTTGGCAAACGGGAAAACTTGCCAGAATGGGCCGACAAAAGATTTGACCGGATTTCAAGCGCCAGCGGATTTTCTAAATTTGGGAAACGCCAAAACGAAAAAAGATTTGACCGAATATCCAGTGCAAGTGGATTCGGTAAGTTTGGCAAAAGAATGGATGAATTGTCTCCGGATTTTGAAGAGAACTCGCCCGAGTACTTCGGAATAGCCAAAAGGGCTTTTGACAGAATTGGCGCGAGCAGCGCCTTTGCTAAGTTTGGCAAACGGGTGGACTCGTCACAGCTTAAGGACGGGGTGGATGAGAAGAGAGCATTCGACCGCATAGCTTCTGCTTCTAACTTTGCTGGCTTCGGCAAGAGAGGTGATGTGTACGCTGATGGACCACTCGACGATGAACTAGCCAAACGCAGTTTTGATCGCATATCCTCGGCCAGTTCGTTCAGCAGGATCGGAAACGGACCTCACAGCTTTCTAAAAACTAAGAAGGACTTCGACAGGATCGGTTTATCGAGATTTGCTTCTTTTGGCAAAAGAAGTACAGATTCAACAGAATTCAACAACAAACTGGATTTCGTTGCTGCTTCTCCGTTTTCAAGGTTCGGGGAGCATTCCAGCTTCTCAGCAGAAGAAGGTGACGGTGAGTCTTTGCAGGATAAAAGTAATTTGGATCGGATTTCCAGCATGGTTTCCTCGCTTAGAAAGAGCGACGAACAAGATGGTCAAGCTGAGCAAAGCAGTGATGGGATTGAAGGACAGTCTACAGTCAGCCATAACCTCAGCGCAGACGTGTCCAAAATGGCTGACACCAAGCAACCCGAAAAATACGGGACAGGAGAGGAAGGTATTCGAACGCTGACCAAAAGAGAATCAAGTGATGCTTTAGGCACCACACTGCATCGTGTCAAACGAGGATTCGATTCAATCGGAACATCTAGCTTCTCCAGAGGATTCGGAAAGTATAGAAGATTAAACTCCCCTGGCATTTACAGAGACTCTGGAGGCTTAGGAAAGAGAATAGAAGAAAAATACCCACTGGACACCATAGCTCCATCCAGCTTTTTCAGTGGTTTTGGAAAACGTGAGCCACATTCCCAATCTCTGTTTGAGAATGATGAGGATTTCCTTTCTAGTCCCGATGTAACTGATGACGAAGATTACGacgaagatgatgacgatgaggaaaTGTTTGAAGAAACGAAACGAAAGTTTGATCGCATCGGTACTTCCAGCAATTTTGGCAAGTTCGGTAAACGGAGCGCTCTTGACGAGGACGATCTGGAAGACGATCAGCTACAAGGACCTGTCATCACCCACCGTCCGTTTGCCAGGATAGGATATCTTACAGGCTTTGGGTCCTTCGGGAAGCGCAGCACGATAGAACCTTATCTGGATCTCCAACAAATCGACTTGGACCCTGACAGCCCTGATGGCGACTATTCTACTGGTCAGGGCAAATCAGTTTATCCCGGGCCTAAATGGATCAGGTATTTAGACCGCATCTGTGGCCCTTTGAACATACCTGTAAGGAGAGATTCCTACAGGCTTGGTAGGTCTGATCTTCAAGTCCCGCACCGGATGTTCAAGCGCTTGGATCGTATTGGACACGGATGGTTTTCTCGGTTCCGCAAGAGGTTCGGATATGAAACAGAACTGGCGCCACCCAATGTCAGAGGAAGCTTGCACTACGTATCTATCTGCACCTTAGCCATGCTGCTGAAGGAGTATTACAGTGCCCTTGCTGAACAAGAAAGCGAGAATATTATGGGAGCACGCCCAAGGAGATCAGAAGACAAACGATTCGACAGAATAAGTTACGGACACTTTGCAAAGTGGGGCCGGAAGTGA